GGGCGAGCCCTTCGTCGCCGTCCTCGCGGACGGCGAGCCGAACCCGTACGCCGCCCCCCGCTGAACGGGCCGTACGCCGCACGGGCACGTCCGGGCGGCCGAGCCCGGCTCAGCGGTACGGTGCGCCGCGCCCGCGCCCGCTCCCGCGCCCGTGGGGCGCGATCCCGCCACGCCCCCCGTGCCTGCTCGCGCCCCTGTGTACCCCGGCGCGCTCCGGCGTGTCCGGCGTCTTCCGCAGGCGGCGCACGCCCGTCCGATGCGGTGAAGACCGTGCGTGGCATATGCGAAGTGCCGTATGCCCCGCCCCAGCATGTCCCTTGCACTGCCGACCACCACCGTGGAAAGGGACCTCTGTGGCCGACGCCAAGAAGGAAAACGCCAGGAAGTTCGCAGGATCCGTCGGACTCGTGACCCCGCTGGAGGGGCCTGCCGTCTCCCCGGCGCCGCCGGCCGACGAGACGTGGCAGCTGCCGCACGGCAGCGCCCGCGTCTACTACGGCGAAGGCCGCCAGGGCATGGTCCGGCCGGTCGTCCTGGCCGACGGCTTCAACATGGGGCCGACCGACTTCGACCGGCTCTGGGACGGCCTGGAGAACGGCCGGTATCCCTTCGTCAGCGAGCTCCGGCGCCGCGGCCGCACGCTGGTCCTCGTCGGGTTCGACGAGCGCAGCGAGTCGATCCTGCGCAACTCCGAGACCATGACCGCCGCCATCCTGCGGACCGTCGCCGAGCAGATCGGCGACGCCCGGCTGGTCGTCGGCGGGTTCAGCATGGGCGGCATCGTCGCCCGCTACGCGCTCGCGCACATGGAAGCACAGCGCATCGACCACCGCACCGCCGTCTACGTGTCGTTCGACAGCCCGCACCGCGGCGCGTGGGTGCCGGTCGGACTGCAGGCCTTCGCCCACTACCTCGCCCAGACCGGCAACGACACCTACCTGCGGCAGATCAGCAGCCCGGCCTCGCAGCAGATGCTGTGGCGGCACCTCGACGCCCTCGACGGCACCCCGCAGGAAAGCCCGATGCGCCGCGAGTTCAAGGAGCAGCTCCAGCGCCTCGGCGGCTGGCCCCGCGTCCCGCGGCTGCTCGGCGTGGCCAGCGGCCGCGGCGACGGCTCCGGCAACGGCGTCCGCGCCGGGGACAAGACGCTCAGCTGCGCCGGACCGCTCTTCGACGGTACGCACTTCCTCGCCCAGTCCCAGGGCGAGAAGGCCGAGGTCGCTGTCCTGAACGGCCTCCTCGGCGGCCCGCACACCATCACCACGAGCGGGTTCCCCGAGCTGGACGGGGCGCCGGGCGGCACCCTCGAGTCCTTCGGCATCATCGCCGACACCCTCGCCTCCTTCGGCGAGCGCGTCGACCTCGTCCACCGGTCGGTGTGCTTCGTCCCGTCCGTCAGCGCGGTCGCCATCCGCGATCTCGACCAGCAGGACGACCTGTACGCCGACATCGACGACCTGCCCCCGGACCAGTCCGAGCTCGACGACTACATGCTCTCCACCTCCAACGACCCGCACAGCGCCATGACCCCCGAGATCGGCGAGTGGGTCCTCGACCGCCTGCCCGGCTGACCGACCCGACCCCCCGGCCCGCCCCGGCCCGGCCCGCAGGAGAGCGGCCCGGGGCGGGCCGGATGTGATGCAGGTCACAGCGCAACCCTGTCAGGGATCGCAAGGCCGTCCGGTTCAAGG
Above is a genomic segment from Streptomyces globosus containing:
- a CDS encoding esterase/lipase family protein, with translation MADAKKENARKFAGSVGLVTPLEGPAVSPAPPADETWQLPHGSARVYYGEGRQGMVRPVVLADGFNMGPTDFDRLWDGLENGRYPFVSELRRRGRTLVLVGFDERSESILRNSETMTAAILRTVAEQIGDARLVVGGFSMGGIVARYALAHMEAQRIDHRTAVYVSFDSPHRGAWVPVGLQAFAHYLAQTGNDTYLRQISSPASQQMLWRHLDALDGTPQESPMRREFKEQLQRLGGWPRVPRLLGVASGRGDGSGNGVRAGDKTLSCAGPLFDGTHFLAQSQGEKAEVAVLNGLLGGPHTITTSGFPELDGAPGGTLESFGIIADTLASFGERVDLVHRSVCFVPSVSAVAIRDLDQQDDLYADIDDLPPDQSELDDYMLSTSNDPHSAMTPEIGEWVLDRLPG